In the Leptotrichia sp. oral taxon 212 genome, one interval contains:
- a CDS encoding flavodoxin family protein has protein sequence MKKLVIFSTLTGNTEKIADAIFSVIEGNKKLLNVKDSDKINPDDYDKIIVGYWVDKGDADEKIKAFMSKINNKTVATFGTLGAKADSDHAKKCMAAVREFLEANGNKVEREFICQGAISPQLIERFRKMTKEGTVTGHHVATPETEKRWAEAAKHPDETDIENAKKIFLGF, from the coding sequence ATGAAAAAGCTGGTAATATTTTCCACATTGACGGGAAATACGGAAAAAATAGCTGATGCAATATTTTCAGTAATTGAAGGGAATAAGAAACTGTTAAATGTAAAAGATTCAGATAAAATAAATCCTGATGATTATGATAAAATAATTGTTGGATACTGGGTTGACAAAGGGGATGCCGATGAAAAAATAAAAGCTTTCATGTCAAAAATAAATAATAAGACAGTAGCAACTTTTGGTACGCTTGGAGCGAAAGCTGATTCTGACCACGCAAAAAAATGTATGGCTGCAGTGAGGGAATTTCTTGAAGCCAATGGCAACAAAGTTGAAAGGGAATTTATATGTCAGGGTGCAATTTCGCCGCAGCTGATTGAAAGATTCAGAAAAATGACAAAAGAAGGAACTGTTACAGGTCATCATGTTGCTACTCCTGAAACTGAAAAAAGATGGGCAGAAGCTGCAAAACATCCTGATGAAACAGATATTGAAAATGCAAAGAAAATATTTTTAGGATTTTAA